The Erythrobacter litoralis HTCC2594 nucleotide sequence CACCACACCGCCGAAGCCGATCACGGCCGCCGTCGCCATCAGCGGCATGATCGCATCCTGCGTGCCCAGCCCCATGGTCTGCAGCGGGGCGCGGCGCACCGCCGGAAACAGTGCGATGGCGACAAGGCTCGCCAGGATCAGCGCGATCGACGGCCACAGCACCGGTTGGCTGTTGGCGAAAGCAATGATGGCCGAACCCTCGCCCGCGCCGGCCATGTCGGCGAGGCGCGGGGCGAGGATCGTCGCGATCACCAACGCAAGCGGCAGGATCGCGAGCGCCCAGTGGGGCACGTCCTGTTCGATTGTCGCGAAGTCGGGGATGATGTCGCGCGGGCCGGGCTCGAACCCCTCACCGGCAGCCTGCGCCTTCACGCGTTCGCGTTCCAGATAGGCCATGCCCATTGCGAGCATCAACGCCCCGCCGAACAGGCCGAGCAACGGGCCGGCGAACAGGTCGGTCCCGAGTTTCAGCGTCGGAATGACATTGTGGATCGAGGGCGTCCCGGGCAGCGCGGTGAGCGTGAAGGTCCCCGCCCCCAGCGCCAGCGCCCCGCAGAACAGCCGCTTGGGAATGTCGGCTTCCTTCAGCAGGCGCAGCCCGAGCGGATACATCGCAAAGATGACCACGAACACGACCACCCCGCCATAGGTCAGCAAAGCGCAAGCCAGCACGGTGATCCACAGCGCCCGGTGCGCGCCGAGCCTGCGCACCAGCGCCATGGCGATGCTGGTGGCGGCGTGGCTGTCCCCCATGATCTTGCCGAACACCGCCCCCGCCGCGAACAGCAGG carries:
- a CDS encoding GntP family permease; translated protein: MLGMIGLLAGLALLIWLALRDVNIIFAAVLCALVVIVTNGLPFAESLMQTFTIGELGAFTFAGRFFLLFAAGAVFGKIMGDSHAATSIAMALVRRLGAHRALWITVLACALLTYGGVVVFVVIFAMYPLGLRLLKEADIPKRLFCGALALGAGTFTLTALPGTPSIHNVIPTLKLGTDLFAGPLLGLFGGALMLAMGMAYLERERVKAQAAGEGFEPGPRDIIPDFATIEQDVPHWALAILPLALVIATILAPRLADMAGAGEGSAIIAFANSQPVLWPSIALILASLVAIALFPAVRRAPLQTMGLGTQDAIMPLMATAAVIGFGGVVAQTQGFAAFTDLVVGSALPPELSMFAAASTVSGITGSSSGGLQIFMATLADPYLAQGVSPEELHRLVAMASGGFDSLPHCGAVIAMLTITQLTHKQAYKEVGVVTVIVPVVATLATIVLAMLT